The Stenotrophomonas sp. ASS1 genome segment GACTTCGTGCTGCGCCGCGCCGATGGCTGCTGGGCCTACCAGCTGGCGGTGGTGGTCGATGACGCCGCGCAGGGGGTGACCGAAGTGGTGCGCGGTGCCGACCTGCTCGACTCCACCGCACGGCAGATCCTGCTGCAGCAGGCGCTGGGTCTGGCGGTGCCGCGCTACTGGCACCTGCCGCTGCTGCTGGATACGCCGGGCCACAAGCTGTCCAAGTCACTGGCGGCGCTGCCGGTGGACAGCGCACGCCCGCTGCCGGTGCTGCGCCAGCTCTGGCAGCTGCTCGGCCAAGCCCCTGAGGCGCTGGCGCAAGCACACGATCTGGACGCGCTGCTGGCTACCGCTCGGCGGGCCTTCGACCCGGCGCGGTTGCCGCGTAGCGACATCCTGTTGCCGGCCGGCGCACTTTCCGCGCCGATGTTGCAGAATCACCCTTCCCCCACCTGATACCCGGACAGCACTCCATGACATCTCGCGTCGCACTGGTCACCGGCGGAACCGGCGGCATCGGCACCGCCATCTGCCAACGCCTGGCCGACCAGGGCCACCGGGTCGCCACCAACTACCGCGACGAGGCCAAGGCCCGCGCCTGGCAGCAGGCGATGACCGAACGCGGCTACAGCGTGTCGATCTTCCCGGGCGATGTCTCCGATCCGGACAGCGCCGAAGCGCTGGTGCGCGCCGTCGAGACCGAACTGGGTCCGGTCGAGATCCTGGTCAACAACGCCGGCATCACCCGCGATACCACCTTCCACCGCATGCGCGCGGACCAGTGGCACGATGTGATCAACACCAATCTCAATTCGGTGTTCAACGTCACCCGTCCGGTCATCGAGGGCATGCGCCGCCGCGGCTGGGGCCGGGTCATCCAGATCAGCTCGATCAACGGCCTGAAGGGCCAGTACGGTCAGGCCAACTACGCGGCGGCCAAGGCCGGCATGCACGGCTTCACCATCTCGCTGGCCCGCGAGAACGCCGGTTTCGGCATCACCGTTAATACCATTTCGCCCGGCTACGTCGCTACCGACATGGTGATGGCGGTGCCGGAGGAGGTGCGTGCCAAGATCATCGCCGACATCCCCACCGGACGCCTGGGCAAGCCGGAGGAAATCGCCTACGGCGTCTCGTTCCTGGTCGCCGATGAAGCCTCGTGGATCACCGGTAGCAACCTGGACATCAACGGCGGCCACCATATGGGTTGGTAAGCCGCGCAGCGGGCCATCGCGGCGAACGCCGCCGGCCCCTGCCAAGAGTCATGCTGCGCAGCACGCAAACCCTTGTTGCGCAACATGATCGCCCCTGAAAGCCAAGCCTGGCGGGGGCTGAGGCGGTTGCAACGGCTGCTGCACTGCGCCATGC includes the following:
- the phbB gene encoding acetoacetyl-CoA reductase, with translation MTSRVALVTGGTGGIGTAICQRLADQGHRVATNYRDEAKARAWQQAMTERGYSVSIFPGDVSDPDSAEALVRAVETELGPVEILVNNAGITRDTTFHRMRADQWHDVINTNLNSVFNVTRPVIEGMRRRGWGRVIQISSINGLKGQYGQANYAAAKAGMHGFTISLARENAGFGITVNTISPGYVATDMVMAVPEEVRAKIIADIPTGRLGKPEEIAYGVSFLVADEASWITGSNLDINGGHHMGW